CATCACCGTATATTAAGATACAGGAAAATTTCCGTATCACCTATGGAAATGAAGTATCGGATTAATCCTGGAAAGGAGCCTGGGCTACTAGCTATACCTGGTCCCGGAGGAATCGAGAGAAGGCTTGGCGTGTTCATAGAGAACGACATAATGCATCCTGAAATATTCCGGATACTAAGCCTGATGGGTGCATGGGTAATGATTGGGAGCATACTACCGCTACCCTACATGGAACCACTTGTAGCGCCGGAAGAATCCAGTGACGTGGCCTACAGTGTTAATTCGAACCTACTAGAGTCATTCGCCTCTGTCAGAGCTATGGAAACTGGTGTACCTGTAATAATAGTAGGCGGAATCCTAGAGAACCTGCACGGCGAGTTAATGGCAGAATCGCCTACGATAATAGCTGATCCCGAACTGGGTGTAGTTAAAGTCCAGAGAGACGAAGACGTTCTAAGGCTCGACATAACACCGCCAGAAAAACCTTCATGCATGGAAGAGTGTACAAATGTACTAAACGTAGTTCAAAAATACTATAGGCATAAAATATAGATTATGATTCCAAAGAAAAAGGGAAATGACTATCAAACGAATTATGAAGCGACTGGCCCTATAACTTCTTTCCCGGCAATCTTATTAATCCTCTCAACTTCCTCGTCAACCATCTTCTGTATAACAGCAACTTCCTCATCTGTTAGATGCCTAAATCTACCCTGAAGCTTTAGATATTCTTTAATGGGCTTCCTCTTCTTGACCGGCATTGTTACACGGTAGTTTCCATGATCTATCTCGTATAGTACCCACATACCAGTCTCAGTAGCTAGTCTAGCTATAGTTATACCTAGGTTTGGATCGAATCTCCATCCAGTTGTACATGGCATTATTACATGGACAAAACTTGGTCCTTCTTCAAGTGCATCTAATCCCTTCTTAAACTTGTTAATCATGTCAAGCGTGTAAGCAGGATTAGCCGTAGCTACGTATGGTACTCTATGAGCAGCTACGATAGCTACCATATCCTTCTTTGGTCTCCACTCACCTCTCCATACTTTTCCAGCTGGAGTAGTCGTTGTCCACGCTCCATAAGGCGTTCCTCCACTCCTTTGTATACCAGTATTCATATATGCCTCATTATCGTATAAGACGTACATTACTCTATGACCTCGTTCTAGCATACCTGATAATGCTTGGAATCCTATATCGAACGTCCCACCGTCTCCACCTAAAGCTATAACCTTATAGTCATCATCAATTACTCCCTTCTTCTTTAATATCTTGATTGCTGACTCAACTCCACTAGCTACTGCAGCGGCATTCTCAAAGGCAACATGTATCCATGGGATATTCCAACTAGTATATGGGTATGGTGTCGTTGAAACCTCTACACATCCTGTGGCGTTAACGACAACAGTGTTTGGCCCTGCAACTTTCGTGAGGTGTCTAACTATTATTCCTGCGGTACATCCCGCACAGAGCCTATGACCGCTTACTAATCCTTCCCATCTGGGAAGCTGGAATAAAGTCTTATATAGCTGGCCCTTAGGGAGCTGTGTAGTATCCGACATTACTTCCTCACCCCGTAGAATATGGTTTCTTCAGGAACAGCCTTCCGGCTTTCAAGTGCTAACTTGAACATGTATCTTGCATCATCATCCTTGAACGCCCTCTGCCCTATACCTGCTACAACACTTATAACCTTAGTGTCCTTACCCCTTGAGTGAAGTAAACTGTTTATTTCTGTAGCAATGGGGCCTTGTACTGGTGCTCCATAACTTATTGCTCTATCTACAACTAAGACAGTATCCACGGATCCCACAGCCTTTAAGAAGTCTTCAACAGGGAAGGGCCTGTAGAGCCTTAGTCTTAATAGGCCAACTTTCATGCCTTTCTCTCTGACATCCCTTATAATATACTTTAATGTTGTAGCATAGCTTGTATTCGCAACGACTATAGCATCAGCATCATCACAATGGATGCACTCCATTAAACCATAGTTCCTACCGAAAACCTCTCCAAATTCTTTGTCTGCCTTCCTAAACTTTTCTAAGGCAACCTTCATTGCTTCAACTTGTTGGTATTTGAATTCATAGTACCAGTTCGGGTCAGTAATTGTACCGATAGTTAGTGGTTTCTCAGGGTCAAGCTTGTAAGGATAACTCCTCTTAGGGGCATATGCCAGAACTTTCTCAAGGTCTTCCGTGATGACAGGTTCCATTGTATGGCTCATTAGGTAACCATCATATACCACCATGAAAGGTAATAGGACATCTGGATCTTCAGCCACTTTGAATGCTTGCACAACCGTATCATACGCTTCCTGTGCAGAGCTTACGAAAGCAATTATCCAACCTGAATCCCTAGCATTCATAACATCACTGTGATCATTCCATATGCTTATCGGCCCGCTTAACGCTCTTGTTGCGACACTCATGACGATTGGAACTCTTCCACCGCTAGCTATATGTAATATCTCATGCATCAATGCAAGACCCTGGCTGGCTGTTGCTGTAAAGCTCCGGGCTCCAGTCACTGCAGAGCCTATAGCAGCACTAAGAGCAGAATGCTCGCTTTCAACATGTATCATTTCAGCATCAAGCTCTCCATTAGCAATATACTCTGCTATCTTCTCGACAACAGTTGTCTGAGGAGTTATAGGATACGCTGAAACTACATCCACGTCAAGGTCCCTAGCAGCTGTTGCTATTGCAGTGTTCGTGCTCATAGGTCTTGGCTTTTTCAAGCCTTTCATGGATTCTTCTTTGAATGCTAGAGTCACTCTTCACCACCTCCTGGTTCTTCGATTACTTCAGGTATCATTTTAATAGCATTAACTGGGCATTCTTGTGCACATATACCGCATCCCTTACAGTAGTCGTAGTTTACAATGTATGTGAGTTTGTACGTTTTCCCCTTACTCGTAGTGTATTCTTCATCTATCTCTCTAATGGCATTATCTGGACAGTACACCCAGCAAAGCCTACATCTCACACACTTATCCTGGTCTATTACCGGTCTCTCGACTCTCCAGTCTCCAGTATAGTATTTGAGGCTATTAGCTGGCTCTGGAATTATACCACCTGGGGGGAGCTCGTTGTATTTAGGTAAGTCACTCATTGGGCAACCACCTCTTCTTTGATTTCACTTACAAGGGTTTCCTTATAAGCCCTGCGTATAAGTTCAACGTTAAGCTCCCCTATTTTTCCAGTGAACTTATTTAGAATAGCTTTTTCAGTATTCTCCAAGCTAACTACTTCAGTTGCTCTAACTAGGGCTCCTAGCATGGCTGTGTTAACTATTGGTTTCTTGAGTATTTCCATAGCTAAACCGGTTGCATCTATTACTCCTATTTTTATACCAGGCTTGAGCTTAAGTATTTTAGCGATTTTCTTAGGCTGGATCTTGGTATTTACTACGACTATTCCATTAGGCTTCAGGCCTTGTGTGTAATCTGGGTGAAGAAGGCTTGGATCAAGTATCACTAGAATGTCAGGGGTTGTTACTGGTGTTCTAGGTATCACGGGGTCATCACTTATTCTAGTGTATGCTCTTACAGGGGCTCCTCTTCGTTCCGCTCCGAATTCTGGGAAGGCCAACGCATATTTACCGTCTAGTATGGCTGCAGCCGAGACTGCTTCTGACGCTGTGACTGCGCCTTGACCACCCCGGCCATGCCATCTTATTTCGATCATCAATATTTTCCACCTATATTACATAATAATGGGTAGTTTGCATATGCCAAACTTTTTATTCAATTATCCTAAGAATGCAGTGTTGGTTATTTATTAGTTTGCACCCATATTACAGGGAATAACACTATGATATCAATCTCCCCTCCATCGATTAACGTTTGTCTATGTTTATTACGACTCAATGTTTTATACCATTATTATATGATAAAGGGATAATAAGGTGCTTGCTTTGGATGTAGAGAAGGCGTGGGTTGTTAAGGTAGGCTCCCTCAATGATCTTGTGCGGGTAGCGGGCTCAATAGTCCTATCCAGGAACCCTATATATATTATGAGATTCCATTATAGAGATCTAACTGTTTATACTATGCTCAGTGTGATACGGGATTACTATAAGTATTACGGAGTACCCATGGCCTACTATTACACCGTTAAAGATGGGGGGAATGAACACGAGTCGAATTACATACTCATAAAGGTGGATGAAATGGGAGAAGAGGTAATACTAACTAATAAGATACGTCACGGATACGCGGTTATACCCGTGCTGGATCTTGCAGAGCCTCCCCCGTTCTTCCCCATGGAAGTCCTAGGTGGTGAAGAATGAGTCTCAGACTGCTTCGAGAAAAAGTCGGTGAGAACGAGCTGGAAGAACTATTAAGACTATTAAAGTTTCTCGGAGTATCCACCACTGAATCTAGAGTTTATCTCTTCCTCCTAACCTACGGGCCTATGACCGTCAGAGAGATAAGTGAAAAAATGAATGCTGCACAATCCAAGATCTACACTGCCGTCGAGAGCTTGGAGAAGAGAAACTGGGTCTATAAAGGAACTGGGCGACCCGC
This genomic interval from Candidatus Tiamatella incendiivivens contains the following:
- a CDS encoding carbon-nitrogen hydrolase family protein, which gives rise to MAVYNDDEREDVVKIAIIHGKIRYQARRQNIHKLSASIEEAMSKEESPQLLVLPPYPLTGPLIGYNSHERTMRYIKSNAERINEKGYTTQFIWQRMAPYMSSVLAGPIIERAGPKLFNTMLLVDQDHHRILRYRKISVSPMEMKYRINPGKEPGLLAIPGPGGIERRLGVFIENDIMHPEIFRILSLMGAWVMIGSILPLPYMEPLVAPEESSDVAYSVNSNLLESFASVRAMETGVPVIIVGGILENLHGELMAESPTIIADPELGVVKVQRDEDVLRLDITPPEKPSCMEECTNVLNVVQKYYRHKI
- a CDS encoding pyruvate synthase subunit beta, with the translated sequence MSDTTQLPKGQLYKTLFQLPRWEGLVSGHRLCAGCTAGIIVRHLTKVAGPNTVVVNATGCVEVSTTPYPYTSWNIPWIHVAFENAAAVASGVESAIKILKKKGVIDDDYKVIALGGDGGTFDIGFQALSGMLERGHRVMYVLYDNEAYMNTGIQRSGGTPYGAWTTTTPAGKVWRGEWRPKKDMVAIVAAHRVPYVATANPAYTLDMINKFKKGLDALEEGPSFVHVIMPCTTGWRFDPNLGITIARLATETGMWVLYEIDHGNYRVTMPVKKRKPIKEYLKLQGRFRHLTDEEVAVIQKMVDEEVERINKIAGKEVIGPVAS
- a CDS encoding ferredoxin oxidoreductase; this encodes MTLAFKEESMKGLKKPRPMSTNTAIATAARDLDVDVVSAYPITPQTTVVEKIAEYIANGELDAEMIHVESEHSALSAAIGSAVTGARSFTATASQGLALMHEILHIASGGRVPIVMSVATRALSGPISIWNDHSDVMNARDSGWIIAFVSSAQEAYDTVVQAFKVAEDPDVLLPFMVVYDGYLMSHTMEPVITEDLEKVLAYAPKRSYPYKLDPEKPLTIGTITDPNWYYEFKYQQVEAMKVALEKFRKADKEFGEVFGRNYGLMECIHCDDADAIVVANTSYATTLKYIIRDVREKGMKVGLLRLRLYRPFPVEDFLKAVGSVDTVLVVDRAISYGAPVQGPIATEINSLLHSRGKDTKVISVVAGIGQRAFKDDDARYMFKLALESRKAVPEETIFYGVRK
- a CDS encoding 4Fe-4S binding protein; amino-acid sequence: MSDLPKYNELPPGGIIPEPANSLKYYTGDWRVERPVIDQDKCVRCRLCWVYCPDNAIREIDEEYTTSKGKTYKLTYIVNYDYCKGCGICAQECPVNAIKMIPEVIEEPGGGEE
- a CDS encoding 2-oxoacid:acceptor oxidoreductase family protein; protein product: MIEIRWHGRGGQGAVTASEAVSAAAILDGKYALAFPEFGAERRGAPVRAYTRISDDPVIPRTPVTTPDILVILDPSLLHPDYTQGLKPNGIVVVNTKIQPKKIAKILKLKPGIKIGVIDATGLAMEILKKPIVNTAMLGALVRATEVVSLENTEKAILNKFTGKIGELNVELIRRAYKETLVSEIKEEVVAQ
- a CDS encoding cren protein, whose amino-acid sequence is MDVEKAWVVKVGSLNDLVRVAGSIVLSRNPIYIMRFHYRDLTVYTMLSVIRDYYKYYGVPMAYYYTVKDGGNEHESNYILIKVDEMGEEVILTNKIRHGYAVIPVLDLAEPPPFFPMEVLGGEE